TACAAATGTTAGTTAGCAGACTGTAGCATGGCTGAAAGTGTGtagtgtaaatgtttgtttgtatagGGCAAAGTTATATTagcctatctgctgtgtccacagcgggaaatcgaacttcggattttagcgttgtaactttaTAGACTTAACGCTCTGTCGCCGTCGGAAACAGAGTGTAATGAGCTTCAAAATGTCGACTATGAATCACGTGGTTCTAAAGGTAAACTGGGGTTACTTTAGACCGTGGTGAACGTTTCAGTTAttgaaatacatgttttaattaaaggccatattatttctgttataaatacTAGTTAAAAACGGTTAAATGACCAAATGAGTAACCCAGTTTATACGTCACTAAACATGTTCCCCATTGCGcagtgaattttatattttttgtttgtgccCGCAACGTTACCCTAACTGAAAAGCAGAGGTAGGATATAAGTTGAAGTGTGATTAATATGTGGACTTGTGGTGACTCTTCATATTTAGAGCACTTAGTGACTGTAGTGAGATTAAATTACACAGAAcagtattttgatataatattagACCAAAGTTTATTGGGTCTAATCGATAAAAGTACACAAGAAAATACTTatacaaatcaaaatatattctaaaaagatatgaataaaaaccctaAAACCTAAGCGCTTTCGAAAGGACCACCTTATagagttatagggtttttattcatttctatcaaaatttaatgtttttataacattcttaAAAGGTAGGGTGTATCATGTTACACGATactgaaagtattttatttcCTCAAGTTGCATATACACGACATTAAATTTGTCATTTCAAACAGTAGCggaaaaaaaatctatttatcATACAAAAACAAACCTGAATGTGTAAATTTTTTACCAAAAGCAAGTATGTGCACCGTCATTATTTCTTTTACAGTTTCATAGACTGTTTATTGTTATCTATCAATAAAGAaggaaaacatataaaaaacacgaatataaaaagtagtttaaatataaataaaaactttattatcgataaataaacaatattattattaaatgatgtCGAATaccagaatttgtttgtttgttgttaatcgcaAAGCTAAGTGATCGGTTATTTGGTGTTGTGCTCAGCATAAGTATTGAAGTTAAAAGCTTTCAGAAATATCACTGAGTCACTACGGTGGGCGAATATCAGGAACAATCAATGATTTTCAAACTTAAACAGGCTTTATTCAAGTTTTAAGAAGGGTGACGCTGAAAGTCAATTGAATTAcgaattatttaattgtttaaacattattttaaagtaaatacgtTAACACTATAAATGACAAGCAACcatatgataaatattatcgtTTGTTGAATTATTAGTTTCACAAAACTAGAGTTCATTATTAATTTATGCTTTCGACGCTTGTTGAGAATAATTTATTCCAACAGCAAGTTACTTAATACTTTAGAAATgtgaactaaaaacaacaacaacgggtTGAGAGattttgtatgttaaattattacatttagcCATGGAAATAATACAGTATGCCAATTAATCTGTATACCTTagcaacaaattaattttattttaaaataaacatctctTCTCAATCATATAATTTTCCACTTAAAGAATTTTGGCAAAAAGGTATGAGATGGACAGTTTTACTAATTTTCaagtttagcttttttttttttcactcggCAAGTTAAAGGTACAGAATCTTTGTTTGGTGGACGACCCTCAGTAGCACAACGGtgtatctacggacttacaacgctagaaaccgctGTGGTcagagagcacagatagcctcttgtacggctttgtgtttaatttcaaataaacttaaaCGCTTTcgtggaaaatatatttaatttggttACCTAAACAAATACCtttgagtgtgtttttcttatagcaaagccacatcgggctctctgctgagcccacggaggggaatcgaaaccctgattttagcgttgtaaatccgtggacataccgctgtactagcggggggggcgcAAATAACTTTGAtaaaccagtaaataaataaacatattatttacttttcatttcatcTAGTGACGTGAAAAAAAGCACAATGGGATTTTGGAAAATCTTTTCTGTTGCTTTCACAACAGAAAATTTGAAAACTCGTTTGAATTTAGCTAAAGGACAACAGGAAGATCATAGTTAATTTTCATCATAACTTCGTTACTTTTTTCTAATGAAAGCAAAAagagtacaataaaacattttaaacatcaaTCACTAACCTATTGCAAGCTccaattattgaaaaaatattaaactttttctttttaagCTATAAAAAGGCATAGctgataaaatattcttaattaatattaatCTACACAGTGTCATCGTTTGAGTTTGGGAGTAACTGGTagtgaattaatttaaaaactaagtcaattctattatttataaacaatttgtgAAACATGGTTTCTCAAGATGGCTGTTAGGGATGatgaaattgtaattaaaataacggtcagttgtaaactccttgttaacctgaatatgacctaagaagacCGGaacgttgttttgtattttatttcagcagtaagtcttcggatttacatcgctaaaatcaggggttcgattcccctcggtggactcatcatATATCTCGatatggcttttctataagaaaaacacacgcacactttattttaattaaagttttaatatgcaTAACGTACGTAACTTAAGCTCTACCAATTGTCCTACTTTTCAACGATGTGATGcaaatatatatctttgttaTGATTACAATAGCAACAAATGCAATTACAACTTGCAGCACCATAGCAGCCATTCCTGTCCAGCCTTTAAACCAGTTCAATGGGTTTAACAATTGTCTAAAATATCCGAAACCCCTATATTTCCAAGGATCTTTTTCCAAGACATCGACGTTTTCATACGTACCATCTTCTCTTATTACGCCCTCTAGTGGTTCTACCTTACATGATATATTTTTGCAGATAGTTTGCTCAGTAAACAATGCTCTGAGACAAAGTGTGACGTGTTTAGCACAAACCCCAACTGGTTTGTAAACAATTGTATTTATTGGTTTTTCagatttaataataattgaaaactcTATCTGTTTATTCTCATGCTTCACCCAGCCAATTGCAGTACCTATAGAGGAAAAGATACTGGTTTGATTTGAAGTAAAATTGGCAATTAAAATAGAATACTCGTTGAATCacactaattttgttttactaaataaaacaaaactttgctAACTATCAAATAATAGTTACtgaaataaaaagtagtttaaaagaaataagtaatttcaataaatttaaaacaatatatttacatttctcttattatcaaatatatttaatgtacataTTATAGAGTGAAAAGATTCATTACCTGATATTTCTATCAAACTGACGTTGAGAAATTCATTTGAATACTTATCTAGAAGGATAATAGCATCAAAATCTTTCAAACTGGATGCCTGATGTTTAAACATAACGTCTACTGGTTCTTTGAAATGAATGGTAAAGTCAGTGCGGTATATGCTTCGCAGTACTTCTTCTACTcgtcttttatttttgttgaaagtCACAGTTTTTACCTCATTTCTATAAAGTTCTTCTACTTTAGCTGAAAGGTTTTTAAAATCGCCTGTCAAGTACGAATGTGAAATTTTATGATTATCATTTAAACAATTAATTGTTTTCACGTGAAGTTTGGATAGCAACGTACTTTTGTACGGAGGATAGGTTTTACCATTTATATGTTTCAACCATCCTATCCTCGTCATATCGTAAGTGCCAGGCTCGTTAAGTCGTACATGAAGGGGTTGGAAAACGTGTCCTGATGGATCAACAAAGTACATACCTGCGGTCAAATGAGGTTTCTGCATGGTACTTGTGAGTTCTACCTGAAATGTGCCTTCGGAGGTAAATCGGCCTTCAGAGCTGTATGTATCAAGAAGAACTTCTGGACCAATTCTTTCTccattttcattaatttcaaatttcCTAATGCGTATTTTAGTTCTATGTACACCAAGTTGCACTGCAGTATATcgaatttttttatttggaattatCCAGACTTTGCAACAAAGCTCTCCTTCTGTGAAAAATAAACATCCTTGTCCAGAGACTATtttgtaaaactgataacaaacaactGAGCTGTCTCTGTTAGAACAGTTTACATTAGCAAAACTAGGGTTACACCTATCTATACCCAAATGACAGTCACAGatacaagaaaatttaaaatgtatctcaCTGAATTCGTATAAGTTTTGTACAGGGTATTCGTTCAATACTTCCTCTAAacgaataacataaaatattctctttttaCTTTCTGTACCAAGtaaattaatgtgttttgtaGATTTATTGAGAGTCATACTGAAACACAGAGTTTGTCCTAAAGTGAGGGGTATCCTAGCAACCGTACCCTGTAACCTCAGTCCCCCATTGTCTTTTTCTTCGAAGGCTACTTGAGTTAAAAGTGGGAACGTgacgtcacagtgaacttttTCTGTGTCACATTCTACAAATACTTGGATGATAACAAAGATGGCGAGTTTGATTCTTTTTGACACCATTTTTAGCTGTTTCGAAGAACAAAACTTTCATTAACCCGCGTAAGGGACTGTAGTGTTCTTTCAGAACCGACCTGGATAGATGAATAAATATGTTAGTATTATGTTtccaaatatattgaaaaaaaataacacgtatattttacaaaaaattaaagaaaaacgaaTTGTGTACAACAGACCATTATATTTTGTCACTGAATATATCGTAGTGGTTAAAGGAATAAGATCGTCTTTCTAAAATTTAAAGGACTTGATATAGTATGGACATTAGAGTGCTGAACTCGCAATTGCAGGTCGCAGGATCAAAACTCGCACTGGACATGCTCACGCTTTTAATCATATACGGTTATCATGCGATAGTAAATCCAACAAttcattgataaagagtagccaaagagttgacaaTGAATGATATTAACTGACTACTTTCCTTTTAGTGTATCATGCCATGATTAAGAacaactagagcagatagccctcgagcagttttATGCAAgattaaacaaactaaaaacgtAAAAAGATAATTTAGCGAATCACTTTTTTCATCTGAAgcgaaataattatataaaa
Above is a genomic segment from Tachypleus tridentatus isolate NWPU-2018 chromosome 11, ASM421037v1, whole genome shotgun sequence containing:
- the LOC143231483 gene encoding cell fusion protein aff-1-like yields the protein MVSKRIKLAIFVIIQVFVECDTEKVHCDVTFPLLTQVAFEEKDNGGLRLQGTVARIPLTLGQTLCFSMTLNKSTKHINLLGTESKKRIFYVIRLEEVLNEYPVQNLYEFSEIHFKFSCICDCHLGIDRCNPSFANVNCSNRDSSVVCYQFYKIVSGQGCLFFTEGELCCKVWIIPNKKIRYTAVQLGVHRTKIRIRKFEINENGERIGPEVLLDTYSSEGRFTSEGTFQVELTSTMQKPHLTAGMYFVDPSGHVFQPLHVRLNEPGTYDMTRIGWLKHINGKTYPPYKSTLLSKLHVKTINCLNDNHKISHSYLTGDFKNLSAKVEELYRNEVKTVTFNKNKRRVEEVLRSIYRTDFTIHFKEPVDVMFKHQASSLKDFDAIILLDKYSNEFLNVSLIEISGTAIGWVKHENKQIEFSIIIKSEKPINTIVYKPVGVCAKHVTLCLRALFTEQTICKNISCKVEPLEGVIREDGTYENVDVLEKDPWKYRGFGYFRQLLNPLNWFKGWTGMAAMVLQVVIAFVAIVIITKIYICITSLKSRTIGRA